One genomic region from Gossypium hirsutum isolate 1008001.06 chromosome D13, Gossypium_hirsutum_v2.1, whole genome shotgun sequence encodes:
- the LOC107919290 gene encoding uncharacterized protein produces the protein MKARFIRSESEATLYVKKLGDEKQLVVSLYVDDMLVIEDNEVSIEQFKQRMKNTFDLGDMKYFLGMEIHQSDADNFEKVDAFDYKSLIGNLSYLSATRPYIMYVASLLSRFIGAFAWNSKKQDVVAQSSAEVEYVSIATATNQAIWLKKILADLEQNTNEAITIWVDNKFAITITKNPVQHGGTKHINDKFHAIKEAERLGEISLKIKL, from the exons ATGAAGGCAAG GTTTATAAGGAGCGAAAGTGAAGCTACATTGTATGTTAAGAAGCTTGGTGATGAGAAGCAACTCGTTGTTTCATTGTATGTTGACGATATGCTTGTTATAGAAGATAATGAAGTGTCTATAGAGCAGTTCAAACAAAGAATGAAAAATACGTTTGATTTGGGTGATATGAAGTATTTTCTTGGGATGGAAATTCACCAATCTGATGCtg ATAATTTCGAAAAGGTTGATGCTTTCGATTACAAAAGTTTGATAGGCAATTTATCATATTTGTCTGCTACTAGGCCATATATAATGTATGTTGCAAGCTTATTGTCTAGATTCAT TGGTGCCTTTGCATGGAATTCAAAGAAGCAAGATGTGGTGGCTCAATCCTCAGCTGAAGTTGAGTATGTCTCTATTGCAACAGCAactaatcaagccatttggcttaaaAAGATCTTGGCTGACTTGGAACAAAATACTAATGAAGCTATTACAATTTGGGTGGATAATAAATTTGCTATAACTATCACCAAAAATCCAGTCCAGCATGGAGGAACTAAGCATATTAATGATAAATTTCATGCAATCAAAGAAGCTGAAAGACTTGGTGAAATTAGTCTAAAGATCAAGTTGTAG
- the LOC107918967 gene encoding GDSL esterase/lipase At1g33811 yields MGISAYSRARSYPNMKTVGELSLLVCLIIVCFNGRGWSQRLPRPQPQQSQVPCFFIFGDSLVDNGNNNGMLTLARANYRPYGIDFPQGTTGRFTNGRTFVDALAQLMGFTRYIPPYSRARGPELLRGVNYASGAAGIRDETGDNLGAHSSMNGQVANFANTVMQMRRLFRGDTNALSSYLNTCIYYCGLGSNDYLNNYFMPNFYTTSSDFTTKAYADALIQDYTRQLTQLHSLGARKVIVTAVGPIGCIPYQLARYHGNSSRCNENINKAILLFNSELRKLVDRFNGGQLQGAKFVYLDSYKSSNDLYQNGTAYGFEVIDKGCCGVGRNNGQITCLPLQQPCADRRKYLFWDAFHPTELANVIFAQSAYQSQSYTYPVNIQQLATL; encoded by the exons ATGGGGATCAGTGCGTATTCCAGAGCTCGATCGTATCCAAATATGAAGACCGTTGGTGAGCTATCTTTGTTGGTTTGCTTGATTATCGTCTGCTTTAATGGTAGAGGATGGTCGCAAAGACTGCCTCGGCCCCAGCCTCAGCAATCTCAAGTACCATGCTTCTTCATCTTCGGTGACTCCTTGGTGGATAATGGAAATAACAATGGTATGCTTACACTTGCTAGGGCTAATTACAGGCCTTATGGCATCGACTTTCCTCAGGGTACCACCGGTCGTTTCACTAATGGTCGAACTTTTGTTGACGCTCTTG CTCAACTTATGGGGTTTACACGCTACATTCCTCCCTATTCAAGGGCTCGTGGCCCTGAACTGTTGCGTGGTGTTAATTATGCCTCGGGCGCTGCTGGTATTCGTGATGAAACTGGCGACAATCTG GGAGCCCACTCATCGATGAACGGACAAGTCGCTAACTTTGCAAATACGGTGATGCAAATGAGAAGGTTGTTCAGAGGAGACACCAATGCTTTGAGCAGCTATCTAAACACGTGCATTTACTATTGTGGGCTGGGAAGTAATGATTATCTTAATAACTACTTTATGCCAAATTTCTACACAACTAGTTCTGATTTCACTACTAAAGCTTATGCCGATGCACTTATTCAGGACTACACGCGCCAGCTAACC CAACTACATAGCTTAGGAGCACGAAAGGTGATAGTAACAGCAGTTGGACCAATCGGATGCATACCATATCAACTAGCTCGGTACCATGGTAATAGCAGCCGCTGCAATGAAAACATTAACAAGGCAATCCTTCTTTTCAACAGTGAGCTAAGGAAGCTGGTTGATCGTTTCAACGGTGGCCAACTGCAAGGAGCCAAGTTCGTTTACCTGGATTCTTACAAAAGCAGCAATGATCTTTATCAAAATGGGACTGCTTATG GGTTTGAAGTAATAGACAAAGGATGCTGTGGAGTTGGAAGAAACAATGGGCAAATAACATGCCTTCCCCTTCAACAACCATGTGCTGATAGAAGGAAATACCTGTTTTGGGATGCCTTTCATCCCACTGAACTTGCCAATGTTATATTTGCACAGTCTGCCTACCAATCACAGTCCTATACTTACCCTGTAAACATACAACAATTGGCCACCCTCTAA
- the LOC107918531 gene encoding uncharacterized protein isoform X2 yields MEVKLTHKMHISPSKSLLSNLTKTTFPPHTLRLKPWAAAEIQHFQGLVKKWRLQNKTKDYSCAHVVKDFHCRGETLSSISKMYGVSVHSIAAANKNIVDINLVFQGQLLNIPSSSLLDTQLDRAKKSRLWQSIRALKAPSGQKFFTMITSHCLSNAKSTGYFLVLVPLIAFCIGCIIGTLHTRVSRSIKHQAADESQAHHPGAKGRRWKSALSDSVEGDVFDSELGLDSNSTSEDEANIQNEEASEDYGRLEHDYQKFLSECGISKWGYWRGGSPGA; encoded by the exons ATGGAAGTGAAGCTTACCCATAAAATGCATATCTCCCCCTCAAAATCTCTTCTTTCTAACCTTACAAAAACAACCTTCCCTCCTCACACCTTGCGTTTAAAACCCTGGGCAGCTGCTGAAATCCAACATTTCCAAGGCCTGGTcaag AAATGGAGATTGCAGAACAAGACCAAGGACTATTCCTGCGCTCATGTGGTGAAAGA TTTCCACTGCAGGGGTGAAACTTTGTCTtccatttcaaagatgtatggaGTGTCCGTTCATTCAATTGCAGCAGCTAATAAGAACATTGTCGATATTAACCTTGTTTTCCAAGGCCAACTCCTTAACATCCCTTCTTCATCCCTATTAGACACTCAACTT GACCGAGCCAAGAAAAGTAGGTTATGGCAATCCATCCGTGCACTTAAAGCTCCTTCAGGGCAAAAGTTTTTCACCATGATAACTTCACATTGTTTATCAAAT GCTAAATCCACTGGTTATTTTCTAGTTCTGGTCCCTCTTATAGCGTTTTGCATTGGATGCATAATCGGTACCTTACATACAAGAGTATCCAGAAGCATAAAGCACCAAGCTGCTGATGAGTCTCAAGCACATCATCCTGGGGCAAAAGGCAGGCGATGGAAGTCAGCTCTCAGTGACTCAGTGGAAGGAGATGTTTTTGACTCTGAATTAGGCCTTGATTCTAAT AGTACATCAGAAGATGAAGCAAACATTCAGAATGAGGAGGCCTCTGAGGATTATGGTAGACTTGAACATGATTATCAGAAATTTCTTTCGGAATGTGGCATTAGTAAATGGGGATATTGGAGGGGTGGTTCTCCTGGGGCCTGA
- the LOC107918531 gene encoding uncharacterized protein isoform X1, producing MEVKLTHKMHISPSKSLLSNLTKTTFPPHTLRLKPWAAAEIQHFQGLVKKWRLQNKTKDYSCAHVVKDFHCRGETLSSISKMYGVSVHSIAAANKNIVDINLVFQGQLLNIPSSSLLDTQLDRAKKSRLWQSIRALKAPSGQKFFTMITSHCLSNQAKSTGYFLVLVPLIAFCIGCIIGTLHTRVSRSIKHQAADESQAHHPGAKGRRWKSALSDSVEGDVFDSELGLDSNSTSEDEANIQNEEASEDYGRLEHDYQKFLSECGISKWGYWRGGSPGA from the exons ATGGAAGTGAAGCTTACCCATAAAATGCATATCTCCCCCTCAAAATCTCTTCTTTCTAACCTTACAAAAACAACCTTCCCTCCTCACACCTTGCGTTTAAAACCCTGGGCAGCTGCTGAAATCCAACATTTCCAAGGCCTGGTcaag AAATGGAGATTGCAGAACAAGACCAAGGACTATTCCTGCGCTCATGTGGTGAAAGA TTTCCACTGCAGGGGTGAAACTTTGTCTtccatttcaaagatgtatggaGTGTCCGTTCATTCAATTGCAGCAGCTAATAAGAACATTGTCGATATTAACCTTGTTTTCCAAGGCCAACTCCTTAACATCCCTTCTTCATCCCTATTAGACACTCAACTT GACCGAGCCAAGAAAAGTAGGTTATGGCAATCCATCCGTGCACTTAAAGCTCCTTCAGGGCAAAAGTTTTTCACCATGATAACTTCACATTGTTTATCAAAT CAGGCTAAATCCACTGGTTATTTTCTAGTTCTGGTCCCTCTTATAGCGTTTTGCATTGGATGCATAATCGGTACCTTACATACAAGAGTATCCAGAAGCATAAAGCACCAAGCTGCTGATGAGTCTCAAGCACATCATCCTGGGGCAAAAGGCAGGCGATGGAAGTCAGCTCTCAGTGACTCAGTGGAAGGAGATGTTTTTGACTCTGAATTAGGCCTTGATTCTAAT AGTACATCAGAAGATGAAGCAAACATTCAGAATGAGGAGGCCTCTGAGGATTATGGTAGACTTGAACATGATTATCAGAAATTTCTTTCGGAATGTGGCATTAGTAAATGGGGATATTGGAGGGGTGGTTCTCCTGGGGCCTGA
- the LOC107918531 gene encoding uncharacterized protein isoform X5: MEVKLTHKMHISPSKSLLSNLTKTTFPPHTLRLKPWAAAEIQHFQGLVKKWRLQNKTKDYSCAHVVKDFHCRGETLSSISKMYGVSVHSIAAANKNIVDINLVFQGQLLNIPSSSLLDTQLDRAKKSRLWQSIRALKAPSGQKFFTMITSHCLSNQAKSTGYFLVLVPLIAFCIGCIIGTLHTRVSRSIKHQAADESQAHHPGAKGRRWKSALSDSVEGDVFDSELGLDSNVGDMTVIC, from the exons ATGGAAGTGAAGCTTACCCATAAAATGCATATCTCCCCCTCAAAATCTCTTCTTTCTAACCTTACAAAAACAACCTTCCCTCCTCACACCTTGCGTTTAAAACCCTGGGCAGCTGCTGAAATCCAACATTTCCAAGGCCTGGTcaag AAATGGAGATTGCAGAACAAGACCAAGGACTATTCCTGCGCTCATGTGGTGAAAGA TTTCCACTGCAGGGGTGAAACTTTGTCTtccatttcaaagatgtatggaGTGTCCGTTCATTCAATTGCAGCAGCTAATAAGAACATTGTCGATATTAACCTTGTTTTCCAAGGCCAACTCCTTAACATCCCTTCTTCATCCCTATTAGACACTCAACTT GACCGAGCCAAGAAAAGTAGGTTATGGCAATCCATCCGTGCACTTAAAGCTCCTTCAGGGCAAAAGTTTTTCACCATGATAACTTCACATTGTTTATCAAAT CAGGCTAAATCCACTGGTTATTTTCTAGTTCTGGTCCCTCTTATAGCGTTTTGCATTGGATGCATAATCGGTACCTTACATACAAGAGTATCCAGAAGCATAAAGCACCAAGCTGCTGATGAGTCTCAAGCACATCATCCTGGGGCAAAAGGCAGGCGATGGAAGTCAGCTCTCAGTGACTCAGTGGAAGGAGATGTTTTTGACTCTGAATTAGGCCTTGATTCTAAT GTGGGAGACATGACTGTGATATGCTGA
- the LOC107918531 gene encoding uncharacterized protein isoform X3, whose translation MEVKLTHKMHISPSKSLLSNLTKTTFPPHTLRLKPWAAAEIQHFQGLVKKWRLQNKTKDYSCAHVVKEGETLSSISKMYGVSVHSIAAANKNIVDINLVFQGQLLNIPSSSLLDTQLDRAKKSRLWQSIRALKAPSGQKFFTMITSHCLSNQAKSTGYFLVLVPLIAFCIGCIIGTLHTRVSRSIKHQAADESQAHHPGAKGRRWKSALSDSVEGDVFDSELGLDSNSTSEDEANIQNEEASEDYGRLEHDYQKFLSECGISKWGYWRGGSPGA comes from the exons ATGGAAGTGAAGCTTACCCATAAAATGCATATCTCCCCCTCAAAATCTCTTCTTTCTAACCTTACAAAAACAACCTTCCCTCCTCACACCTTGCGTTTAAAACCCTGGGCAGCTGCTGAAATCCAACATTTCCAAGGCCTGGTcaag AAATGGAGATTGCAGAACAAGACCAAGGACTATTCCTGCGCTCATGTGGTGAAAGA GGGTGAAACTTTGTCTtccatttcaaagatgtatggaGTGTCCGTTCATTCAATTGCAGCAGCTAATAAGAACATTGTCGATATTAACCTTGTTTTCCAAGGCCAACTCCTTAACATCCCTTCTTCATCCCTATTAGACACTCAACTT GACCGAGCCAAGAAAAGTAGGTTATGGCAATCCATCCGTGCACTTAAAGCTCCTTCAGGGCAAAAGTTTTTCACCATGATAACTTCACATTGTTTATCAAAT CAGGCTAAATCCACTGGTTATTTTCTAGTTCTGGTCCCTCTTATAGCGTTTTGCATTGGATGCATAATCGGTACCTTACATACAAGAGTATCCAGAAGCATAAAGCACCAAGCTGCTGATGAGTCTCAAGCACATCATCCTGGGGCAAAAGGCAGGCGATGGAAGTCAGCTCTCAGTGACTCAGTGGAAGGAGATGTTTTTGACTCTGAATTAGGCCTTGATTCTAAT AGTACATCAGAAGATGAAGCAAACATTCAGAATGAGGAGGCCTCTGAGGATTATGGTAGACTTGAACATGATTATCAGAAATTTCTTTCGGAATGTGGCATTAGTAAATGGGGATATTGGAGGGGTGGTTCTCCTGGGGCCTGA
- the LOC107918531 gene encoding uncharacterized protein isoform X4, with amino-acid sequence MEVKLTHKMHISPSKSLLSNLTKTTFPPHTLRLKPWAAAEIQHFQGLVKKWRLQNKTKDYSCAHVVKEGETLSSISKMYGVSVHSIAAANKNIVDINLVFQGQLLNIPSSSLLDTQLDRAKKSRLWQSIRALKAPSGQKFFTMITSHCLSNAKSTGYFLVLVPLIAFCIGCIIGTLHTRVSRSIKHQAADESQAHHPGAKGRRWKSALSDSVEGDVFDSELGLDSNSTSEDEANIQNEEASEDYGRLEHDYQKFLSECGISKWGYWRGGSPGA; translated from the exons ATGGAAGTGAAGCTTACCCATAAAATGCATATCTCCCCCTCAAAATCTCTTCTTTCTAACCTTACAAAAACAACCTTCCCTCCTCACACCTTGCGTTTAAAACCCTGGGCAGCTGCTGAAATCCAACATTTCCAAGGCCTGGTcaag AAATGGAGATTGCAGAACAAGACCAAGGACTATTCCTGCGCTCATGTGGTGAAAGA GGGTGAAACTTTGTCTtccatttcaaagatgtatggaGTGTCCGTTCATTCAATTGCAGCAGCTAATAAGAACATTGTCGATATTAACCTTGTTTTCCAAGGCCAACTCCTTAACATCCCTTCTTCATCCCTATTAGACACTCAACTT GACCGAGCCAAGAAAAGTAGGTTATGGCAATCCATCCGTGCACTTAAAGCTCCTTCAGGGCAAAAGTTTTTCACCATGATAACTTCACATTGTTTATCAAAT GCTAAATCCACTGGTTATTTTCTAGTTCTGGTCCCTCTTATAGCGTTTTGCATTGGATGCATAATCGGTACCTTACATACAAGAGTATCCAGAAGCATAAAGCACCAAGCTGCTGATGAGTCTCAAGCACATCATCCTGGGGCAAAAGGCAGGCGATGGAAGTCAGCTCTCAGTGACTCAGTGGAAGGAGATGTTTTTGACTCTGAATTAGGCCTTGATTCTAAT AGTACATCAGAAGATGAAGCAAACATTCAGAATGAGGAGGCCTCTGAGGATTATGGTAGACTTGAACATGATTATCAGAAATTTCTTTCGGAATGTGGCATTAGTAAATGGGGATATTGGAGGGGTGGTTCTCCTGGGGCCTGA
- the LOC107918531 gene encoding uncharacterized protein isoform X7 encodes MEVKLTHKMHISPSKSLLSNLTKTTFPPHTLRLKPWAAAEIQHFQGLVKKWRLQNKTKDYSCAHVVKEGETLSSISKMYGVSVHSIAAANKNIVDINLVFQGQLLNIPSSSLLDTQLDRAKKSRLWQSIRALKAPSGQKFFTMITSHCLSNAKSTGYFLVLVPLIAFCIGCIIGTLHTRVSRSIKHQAADESQAHHPGAKGRRWKSALSDSVEGDVFDSELGLDSNVGDMTVIC; translated from the exons ATGGAAGTGAAGCTTACCCATAAAATGCATATCTCCCCCTCAAAATCTCTTCTTTCTAACCTTACAAAAACAACCTTCCCTCCTCACACCTTGCGTTTAAAACCCTGGGCAGCTGCTGAAATCCAACATTTCCAAGGCCTGGTcaag AAATGGAGATTGCAGAACAAGACCAAGGACTATTCCTGCGCTCATGTGGTGAAAGA GGGTGAAACTTTGTCTtccatttcaaagatgtatggaGTGTCCGTTCATTCAATTGCAGCAGCTAATAAGAACATTGTCGATATTAACCTTGTTTTCCAAGGCCAACTCCTTAACATCCCTTCTTCATCCCTATTAGACACTCAACTT GACCGAGCCAAGAAAAGTAGGTTATGGCAATCCATCCGTGCACTTAAAGCTCCTTCAGGGCAAAAGTTTTTCACCATGATAACTTCACATTGTTTATCAAAT GCTAAATCCACTGGTTATTTTCTAGTTCTGGTCCCTCTTATAGCGTTTTGCATTGGATGCATAATCGGTACCTTACATACAAGAGTATCCAGAAGCATAAAGCACCAAGCTGCTGATGAGTCTCAAGCACATCATCCTGGGGCAAAAGGCAGGCGATGGAAGTCAGCTCTCAGTGACTCAGTGGAAGGAGATGTTTTTGACTCTGAATTAGGCCTTGATTCTAAT GTGGGAGACATGACTGTGATATGCTGA
- the LOC107918531 gene encoding uncharacterized protein isoform X6 — MEVKLTHKMHISPSKSLLSNLTKTTFPPHTLRLKPWAAAEIQHFQGLVKKWRLQNKTKDYSCAHVVKDFHCRGETLSSISKMYGVSVHSIAAANKNIVDINLVFQGQLLNIPSSSLLDTQLDRAKKSRLWQSIRALKAPSGQKFFTMITSHCLSNAKSTGYFLVLVPLIAFCIGCIIGTLHTRVSRSIKHQAADESQAHHPGAKGRRWKSALSDSVEGDVFDSELGLDSNVGDMTVIC, encoded by the exons ATGGAAGTGAAGCTTACCCATAAAATGCATATCTCCCCCTCAAAATCTCTTCTTTCTAACCTTACAAAAACAACCTTCCCTCCTCACACCTTGCGTTTAAAACCCTGGGCAGCTGCTGAAATCCAACATTTCCAAGGCCTGGTcaag AAATGGAGATTGCAGAACAAGACCAAGGACTATTCCTGCGCTCATGTGGTGAAAGA TTTCCACTGCAGGGGTGAAACTTTGTCTtccatttcaaagatgtatggaGTGTCCGTTCATTCAATTGCAGCAGCTAATAAGAACATTGTCGATATTAACCTTGTTTTCCAAGGCCAACTCCTTAACATCCCTTCTTCATCCCTATTAGACACTCAACTT GACCGAGCCAAGAAAAGTAGGTTATGGCAATCCATCCGTGCACTTAAAGCTCCTTCAGGGCAAAAGTTTTTCACCATGATAACTTCACATTGTTTATCAAAT GCTAAATCCACTGGTTATTTTCTAGTTCTGGTCCCTCTTATAGCGTTTTGCATTGGATGCATAATCGGTACCTTACATACAAGAGTATCCAGAAGCATAAAGCACCAAGCTGCTGATGAGTCTCAAGCACATCATCCTGGGGCAAAAGGCAGGCGATGGAAGTCAGCTCTCAGTGACTCAGTGGAAGGAGATGTTTTTGACTCTGAATTAGGCCTTGATTCTAAT GTGGGAGACATGACTGTGATATGCTGA